attacaaaaatattaaaattatgatgtatttgattatttggtctaGCGCAGAGTATTCGGTCATCAGTTAGTCGGTTAACCGATGACCGAACCGAAAATGTTGAATCTCGGTTAACTGATAACCGAAAATTTTCAGTTATCGGTTCAGTTCGATTCCGGTAGCAAGGCATCAATCGGTTAtcggttcggtttggttcCGATCGGTTAGAACCGAGAGAccgattaatttcatgtttatataattatttttgttaaaaaccGAGAGAACCGGTCATGTTTATGAACTGcgacttttttttaaaaaaaaatgcggTTCCGATTCGGTTAACCGGGACCGAACCGACTTTGTTTGGTTAGGAACCAAACCGAACCAGGCCAATTCGGTTTCGATTTGGTGCTTCAATTTCGGTTCCTTTTGATTTCGGTTAACCGGGTATTCGGTTCGGTTATCTCGACCGAATAGCCTGCGCTAATTATTCCTAAATTTATAAGATTGGTCAAATGACTCAAATGTAGTGATAACATTAAACGTGATTTTAGTTTGAAACAGAGTTATCGTTTCAGATATGGAGTATAAACGTATCCCTCACAATTATTGAAAGAGGGGTGAGAGAGGGCGTTTTCAAGGAATCCACAATATAAATTACAGCATTCATTTGTTGACTGAAACCACCAACCGATCtgaatataatattagtagCGGTCATTTGTGGCTGCATACAATAACCaatcttaaatatttttcttgtggaagactatttttttcaaacttgTCTGCAATATTGTCGCTTCTCTATATACAACTACATGACAGAACAACAGACGttaataatcatataataacgcaaaatatatattatttgcattattataAGATCAATTTGAATAAGTCATTGCAATAGCATATTTCAGTCAGCCTTCTGTTGTCAAACAAAACTCCCTCCTCACTTCCATCGCCGCTGCTTGCTGCTCCGTCCGTCATCAACTGCCACAGCTCCGGACCTGAACCTAAACATGTCGGTCACCTTCAACCCGGCAGTTATGGCTTTCTCCGGCCGCAGAGTCAGAGAGGTTTTTCCGGTGAAGCATGCTACAGTGCAAGGATCTCCGGTGATCACCAATAAGTCATCTTTCGCCGCGAAATGCAATCTTGCTACAGCAGTAAGTTCAAACctccaaatcttgatttcGGTGCTACATCGGATGAAATATAACTCAATTTGAATGAATGCCCTTCTTACAGGATTTGATGGGGAAGATAGCAGAGAAGTTCATGGGAGAAGACAGCAATTTTCCGGCTTTTGAACATGGGGCGGATATACCCTCTTATCTGTGTATAATCGACACCCTCCAAAGGTTGGGAGTCGACCGATACTTCCAATCTGAAATCGACACTATCCTAAAGGACACATACAGGTATGTATCCACATTGCTTTTATGAATAGAATCAGAAGTTGAAGCTTTAACATCTGCTTTGATGATCAACAGGTTATGGCAacagaaagagagagagatattttcggatatttttattcatgcAATGGCATTTAGACTCTTGCGAGTCAAAGGATACGAAGTTTCATCAGGTACTTGGAAAAACCGTTTGAATTATGCAAGAATACAAGATATGCTCAAATGTGAACGAACCTTTTTGTCGTCGTTTAGAGGAGCTGGCCCCATATGCTGACCAAGAGCGCATTGACCTGCAAAAAATTGATGTGGCTACAGTAATCGAGCTTTACAGAGCTACAGAGGAGAGATTAGACGAAGAAGAAAACAGTCTTAAGAAACTACATGCTTGGACCACAACCTTTCTCAAGCAGCAGCTGCTCACGAATTCCATCCCCGACAAGAAGTTGCAGAAACTGGTACTTAGTACTTACTAATTGGTCACATTTTcaagattaaattttacattaatcgattttttctttcatcaaGGTGGAAATCTACTTGAAGAACTATCACGGGATATTGGACAGAATGGGAGTTAGACAAAACCTCGACCTATATGACATAAGTCATTATCAAACTCTAAAAGCTTCAGATAGGTAAAGAGCTTAGCATATCTGCATCATATCTGATAAACTGTTTGTGCCGATCTATACTAAGCAGAAACATGTTTTATCCTCTGATTCAGATTCTCTAATCTACGCAATGAAGATTTTCTAGCATTTGCGAGGaaagattttaacatttgCCAAGCCCAACACCAAAAAGAACTTCAGCAATTACAAAGGTATGATGACAATGTGATATCTTAAGCGTAAGGCTTCAtctaaataaggaaaaaatatGCATTGATCCTATGTAAATGCAGGTGGTATGCAGATTGTAGGCTGGACACCTTGAAGTATGGAAGAGATGTAGTGCGCGTTGCTAATTTTCTAACTTCTGCAATTCTCGTTGATCCTGAATTGGATGATGTTCGTTCAGTCTTTGCCAAACACATTATTCTTGTGACAcgtattgatgattttttcgATCATGGTGGGTCGAGAGAAGACTCCTACAAGATCCTTGAATTAGTAAAAGAGTAAGCTTCATTCATctgtttattctcttttcctttttattcatGTGAAAGGGGTTAGTAACTTTATGAAAAAAACAGATGGAAAGAGACGCCAACTGAAGATTATGGTTGCGAGGAAGTTGAAATTCTTTTCACAGCAGTATACAACACAGTTAATGAGTTGGCAGAGATGGCTCATGTCACACAAGAACGTAAAGAATTTCTAATTGGGCTGGTACGTCTTGTTAACAAGATGCTTCAAACGACTGCATAGCATCTTATATGTGTTTTCCTcaactaattttatgttttctacAAGTGCAGTGGGTTCAAATACTATCATGTTTTAAGGTAGAATTAGACACATGGAGTGATGACACTGAACTAACCTTGGATGGTTACTTGTCTTCGTCATGGGTGTCAATTGGCTGCAGAATCTGCATTCTCATGTCAATGCAATTCATCGGAATTAAACTATCCGATGAAATGCTTCAGAGCGAAGAGTGCGTTGATCTCTGTAGGCATGTCTCCATGGTTGACCGGCTGCTCAACGATGTACAGACGTTTGAGGTAAGATtagaaaacaataaattaaaatagtactcaATATGAAATATCAGCATCTCGCATCAACAAATACAGGAGTAGATGTTTATGGCtgaaacataaaattgaatgTATTTTGACAGAAGGAACGCAAGGAAAATACGGGAAACAGTGTGACTCTTCTACTAGCAGCTAATAAAGACAACAGCGCCTTCACTGAAGAGGAAGCTATTACGAAGATAAAAGAAATGGCAGAAGTTAACCGGAGAAAATTGATGCAGATTGTCTACAAAACAGGAACCATCTTCCCAAGAAAATGCAAAGATATGTTTCTGAAGGTATGCAGGATTGGGTGTTATTTGTATGCAAGCGGCGATGAGTTTACATCTCCACAACAAATGATGGAAGACGTGAAATCATTGGTTTACGAACCCCTACCAATTCATCCTCTTGAAGCTAATAATGTGAGTggcaaatgaaatgaattctGTCAGCAACTATTTAAGCTAGATTACACATTCTTGTAAAACTATACTGACTCAAATTCATTGAATGTCACAATAAGATGTTACTTTGATTTCAACATTATTCAAGCATTTTCACTTACTAGCATCCAACACTGTGATTAGGAAACAATCATGAGCTAACAAATGCCCTTGCTATGTTACTGTCATCAGTTTCATACTCAAACAGAACtgttcaaacaaaattagagTGCCATAAATCTACTCCACAACAAAATTAGCATACTGGTTTCAAGCAACCTAAAAAACAGGACTAATAATTTGAGATTTCAATAAACTAGTTTTCCTTAATTCAGTCTGATGTATGGGTGCTTCACGACAATTCGCACAAAACACTGAAAATTTTACGATTTTACGACCTAAAATTACTGGCGAAATATACCTGTGCGATAAAGGCAGAGCACCAACACCGCCGATGCCGGAGCTGCTGTGAGGCTGAGGCTGACACCGAAAACtcacaaattaatttacagtagttaaggataaaaaaaaataaaaaaaaaaagtctcaatttttaaaataattttatttttattcaaaaaatatattctcatttaaaaataaaaccttttttctattttattttcattttttcttacggtttctcttttttcttatattttttttcttttttactctattattctcttactttaactAGTGCTCCATTCATTCGCGAATAAAGGtccattaatttttctatacgagttttaaaaaatatttaaaaaaatgtggaaaaagactaaaatgagaaaaaacaaGACTTCTATTCACAGATGTTAGAGAGTACTATTCTTTTTCAAACCCGTATCACTTCATCGTAGAAggaggtagtataaaatatttttttaattcattcacaaattaatttacagaaattttttatggatCGTCTACTATTGTTGTaaaattaagtactactactgTATTTAATGTTGTAAATGTAGTTGTAGTATATTCctacttactttattaaattagagCTTAATCTAATACTGGCATTTTTTTCACCTAAGTTTATAAGTATATTACAAAACCATACTGGTATTCATTGCTTAAGTTCCTTGATTTGTCCaataatttcactaatttGGTCAACAACCTCCAAAGTCCAAACTGCAAGAAGTTGTTACTTTTCGtttcctatttccttcttaagggaaaaaaaatattccatgTGGTATGTATGTTTTAATGATGAAGTGAAATCAAAACACTCATCAGCCAATATAAGTGAATTTTGCTTTActcaaaaaatagaattcacacttccttaattatttttatacgttgttaattttaaaattcgagCAAGTCAATTTATGTCACTTAGTCATAGTCTATTATgtataataggagtattactTTATGAAATGTAATTATTGTGGAAAACTACTTTTAAACCGCTGCCAATCAGATACCTACCTGTGACTTTGAACTTGGATCTTTCTTGCaatcttattttgaaaattgacaTTATCTTTCACACAAAAGAAAACGAAAAAACTCGGGCAAACTAGCACGCCTCTGTTAAGATCTGCACCGTTGTTATTTGTCAAGTAAAAGCAGCAGTTATGCTCTGCTCAAATGCGTAGTCAATGAAGAAATCTACGGTTTCCGACAAGATTCACGATACTTGATTCCAAGATTTTCCAACCAGAAACCTAAACCCCATTTGGGATTCCGATCCTTTCCATTTCCTGCATCGTTTCTATGTCAAATCAAGATCCAAGTTAACTTTTCCAAGCTCCCTCAACAAAATCTTGTAAAAAAGATTAGATTTTTCCAGCCCCAGAAACATTTTTGTTCTAGATTTCGAGTAATGGGGGAGGAAGAGAGGCTCCCAGTTCACGGCGATGAAGCGCGGGAgcttccgccgccgccgcaggGGATAGAGATAAGGAGAATTTTGTACAGCCCTGTTGATTGGTTGAAGATGCTTGCAAGAGAATTGCACTGGAGCTTTGTGTTTGGAGTGGTGATTGTGTATGGCGTGAGCCAAGGCTTAGGCGGAGCTCTTGCGAGAGTTGGGACGCAGTTTTACATGAAGGATGTGCAGAAGGTGCAGCCATCTGAGGCGCAGGTTTACGCCGGCATCACTTCTCTTCCTTGGATTGTCAAGCCGCTCTGGGGTATCCTCACCGACGTCTTTCCGATTTCGGGGTATCAACGGAGACCTTATTTCGTTTTGGCTGGTAACTGTTGAGTTCTTGTTTAGTTGCATCGTTTGTGGTTGTGATTTTAGTGATTGTGGTGTTCTTGCTGTTTCCTCTTTAAGATGCCTAGGTTGTTGGAAATTGGGTTCTGTTTAATGTGCAAGGCTGGTTTCCGTTGTTCATGCTGTGTCTGTGTTTGTTAGATGTTAGTGTGATAAGCCTTTTGGTTTAGTTTCTTAAAGTAGGTTTGTGTTGATGCTAGCCTAGTTGTATGTTCGTGTGATCGTGTCATTGTCGATGCCCTTAAGTTGGACGAATGATTGTGAGGAGTGGTGAATTTTTGGTACTAGAGCTATTGATTTCACATTTTACCAGCACCATGTAGTTGCTACCGGATAAAGAGTGAACTCGTGGGGTAAAGGTTTTCTGCGGAGATTGATTCAGTAATGCTCGTCTGATAATTTGGAACACCAAGAGTTAGGTTGCAATGATCCGTGAAATTTCAGCTATGTGAAATGAGAGAATAAAGGAAGCTAGTTAAGGCTAACACTGTCTCAGATCTCTGTTGTAGTGCTCTTCATATATTTCGCGTCTATATTGATATGGCTCTGAAACAAAAGATGAACCTTCTGGTGTTCAAAAGATATTTCATTGTTTACAAAGCTTAAATGTGATTCTGAATTAGTGTGCATTTTTAGCCAGAAATGGAGCATGTTTATTGAGCCAACCAGAAAATACTATACTTTTTATGGATTATAAGAACTTAAAgaaattatgtttttcttgttctttGACATTTGTTGCATTCTTTAGTTGCATAAAAACTTTAGAGGCatcctctctctctactcgaactttaatttctcaaatatAGTTTGTAAGTAATGCGCGTGTATTTCATTATGCTGTCAAACTTTCCTTTTCCAGGCGCTCTGGGAATTGTTTCCATGCTGTTCTTGTCACTGCACCCAGGACTACACATAGTATTAGCATTGCTTTCATTGACAGCAGCAAGCGCCAGTGTTGCGATTGCGGATGTTACTGTCGATGCATGTGTGGCACAGAAAAGTGGCCTTCATCATTCCCTGGCAGCTGACATGCAAAGCTTATGCTCCTTGAGCTCCTCAATTGGGGCTCTCGTGGGATTTTCTCTGAGTGGTTTATTTGTTCACCTAATCGGTCCCCAGGTGAGCTTTCTCCGGTTTTATTGAAGAGATTTCAAGCTACTGAAAATCTGATTACTAAACTAAACCTTTCatgttcttttttaatttaaggGGGTATATGGTCTGTTAACTATACCAGCTGGGCTCGTCTTCGTAGTTGGTGTACTGCTGAAGGAACAACGCATATCCAGCTTTGCTTATGAACAGGTACTAATGCATAACTGGGGTGGATCAAGATTCAAACTTGAACACTGCTTAATCTTAATCTTCAATTTCTGAAATCAGATAAGCCAGAACTTAGCCAATGCTGGCAAAGCTATGTGGAACACATTTAAATGTCCAGACGTGTGGAGGCCATGTTTGTACATGTACTTATCCTTTTCATTGGGCCTAAGCGTCTCCGAGGGGATGTTCTATTGGGCGACAGATTCACCAGCCGGTCCTTCGTTTTCTAAGGTACATTTGAACTGATCTCATTAACAGCATATCCACATATAAAAGACATGCTTATTTTCTTATGAGAATACTCATATTAGGTCTGCAGATGATACAATGTGATACTAAACTTTGATGTTTATGCAGGAAATAATTGGTTACATCATGGCAATAGGCTCCGTGGGCTCGCTCCTCGGAGCTATACTATATCAATACGGCCTAAAAGACTATCCCTTCCGGGATCTGCTCTTCTGGGTCCAAATCCTATACTGCCTCTCTGGGATGCTGGATCTGGCGCTAGTGTTGCGCTGGAACTTAAAGCTCGGTGTGCCAGACTTCGTCTTCGTAGTGGTTGATGCAAGTGTGAGCCAAATGATCGGACGCTTGAAATGGATGCCACTTCTTGTTCTGAGCTCCAAGTTGTGCCCACCTGGAATTGAGGGCACCTTCTTTGCCCTGCTCATGTCGATAGACAATGCCGGGCTCCTCACTTCCTCGTGGTTGGGGGGTATCCTGCTCCACATCTTGAACGTTACACGTACAGAGTTCGACAACATGTGGCTTGCCATTCTGATTAGGAACGTGCTGAGGATCACCCCGCTCTTCCTGCTGTTCTTGGTTCCTAGAGCAGATCCAAACTCCTCTATCCTTCCTGATGATGTTGTCAACATGAAAGAGGCTAATGAAGCCCGAGAAGAGTCTGAAAACATCGAGCTCGTAGCACTTGTAGACCGCACGGATGGTGGTAGATAGGACCGAAGAAGATGCAGGTGTTCAAATACCACAAGGCCTAACATCTCACCTtagtctactaagcaaaattACCCTTTTGTTAGGTCATTGTATGCTTTCATcttcttatatattttttgggacTTATCACTGAATTTTGTTGAGATCAGTGTAATATATGTACTGCTGAATTTTTACTACATGGTTAGtttaataaatttgcatttgaCCAAAAAAGTACTGTACCATTTAACAACGCAAAATGccccaaaaaaattcaaataatccATAGATCCAACAGCAAAACTACTAACCTGGTAATGCgatcaataaaaacaataaatgttGTGCTTGAAATGAAAAGCACTTTGCTACATATTTACAAGGAAGGTTTCAAAGCTGATCAAGCAAAAGTCCTTTAACTTTCATTTGACAATCTAAAAATTAGTTCAAACTTCACCGTATTCGAGTATTCTTCCAAGTAATCTTCGCATGATCTCTCATTTGTCAGCGACTTCATTTTACCCTCCTCCTTTCCCTATCTCTTATCTCTCTCGCGGGTCCTTTCTCTATCGTGATCATCCCTCTCCTTGCTGCCACTCTTGTCATGGTCCCTATCCCGCTCCCTTCCTCTCTCACTATCCATCTCGTGTGGTCTGTCCCGTTCACGCCGTCTGTCCCGGTCTCTGT
The genomic region above belongs to Salvia hispanica cultivar TCC Black 2014 chromosome 3, UniMelb_Shisp_WGS_1.0, whole genome shotgun sequence and contains:
- the LOC125213315 gene encoding probable folate-biopterin transporter 2 isoform X2 — its product is MCRRCSHLRRRFTPASLLFLGLSSRSGVSSPTSFRFRGALGIVSMLFLSLHPGLHIVLALLSLTAASASVAIADVTVDACVAQKSGLHHSLAADMQSLCSLSSSIGALVGFSLSGLFVHLIGPQGVYGLLTIPAGLVFVVGVLLKEQRISSFAYEQISQNLANAGKAMWNTFKCPDVWRPCLYMYLSFSLGLSVSEGMFYWATDSPAGPSFSKEIIGYIMAIGSVGSLLGAILYQYGLKDYPFRDLLFWVQILYCLSGMLDLALVLRWNLKLGVPDFVFVVVDASVSQMIGRLKWMPLLVLSSKLCPPGIEGTFFALLMSIDNAGLLTSSWLGGILLHILNVTRTEFDNMWLAILIRNVLRITPLFLLFLVPRADPNSSILPDDVVNMKEANEAREESENIELVALVDRTDGGR
- the LOC125213315 gene encoding probable folate-biopterin transporter 2 isoform X1: MGEEERLPVHGDEARELPPPPQGIEIRRILYSPVDWLKMLARELHWSFVFGVVIVYGVSQGLGGALARVGTQFYMKDVQKVQPSEAQVYAGITSLPWIVKPLWGILTDVFPISGYQRRPYFVLAGALGIVSMLFLSLHPGLHIVLALLSLTAASASVAIADVTVDACVAQKSGLHHSLAADMQSLCSLSSSIGALVGFSLSGLFVHLIGPQGVYGLLTIPAGLVFVVGVLLKEQRISSFAYEQISQNLANAGKAMWNTFKCPDVWRPCLYMYLSFSLGLSVSEGMFYWATDSPAGPSFSKEIIGYIMAIGSVGSLLGAILYQYGLKDYPFRDLLFWVQILYCLSGMLDLALVLRWNLKLGVPDFVFVVVDASVSQMIGRLKWMPLLVLSSKLCPPGIEGTFFALLMSIDNAGLLTSSWLGGILLHILNVTRTEFDNMWLAILIRNVLRITPLFLLFLVPRADPNSSILPDDVVNMKEANEAREESENIELVALVDRTDGGR
- the LOC125213314 gene encoding miltiradiene synthase KSL1, chloroplastic-like, whose amino-acid sequence is MSVTFNPAVMAFSGRRVREVFPVKHATVQGSPVITNKSSFAAKCNLATADLMGKIAEKFMGEDSNFPAFEHGADIPSYLCIIDTLQRLGVDRYFQSEIDTILKDTYRLWQQKEREIFSDIFIHAMAFRLLRVKGYEVSSEELAPYADQERIDLQKIDVATVIELYRATEERLDEEENSLKKLHAWTTTFLKQQLLTNSIPDKKLQKLVEIYLKNYHGILDRMGVRQNLDLYDISHYQTLKASDRFSNLRNEDFLAFARKDFNICQAQHQKELQQLQRWYADCRLDTLKYGRDVVRVANFLTSAILVDPELDDVRSVFAKHIILVTRIDDFFDHGGSREDSYKILELVKEWKETPTEDYGCEEVEILFTAVYNTVNELAEMAHVTQERKEFLIGLWVQILSCFKVELDTWSDDTELTLDGYLSSSWVSIGCRICILMSMQFIGIKLSDEMLQSEECVDLCRHVSMVDRLLNDVQTFEKERKENTGNSVTLLLAANKDNSAFTEEEAITKIKEMAEVNRRKLMQIVYKTGTIFPRKCKDMFLKVCRIGCYLYASGDEFTSPQQMMEDVKSLVYEPLPIHPLEANNVSGK